DNA sequence from the Halorussus limi genome:
CTGGTCGCAGGGGCGCTGGCGCTCGTGGCGGCGCTAGTCCGGCGGTCGTCGCGGGCCTCGACGCGGGAACTGCTGGTCGGCTACGCGCCGTTCCTCGCCGGGGGCGCGGTCGTCGCGGCGGCCGGCGCGGTCCACCGGCCGCTCCTCGACGCGCTGGTCGGCTTCGTCGCCGGGCGACTCGACGCGCCGCTCGCGGGGCAGTTCCGGACCCTCTCGGAGAACGTCGTGACGTTCTACGGCGGCGAGACGGTCGTCCTCGGCCTGACCGCGGGCGTGTCGCTGCTCGCGGTGGCGGGCGTCGCGGCGCTCCGGGTCGCGTTCGCGCTCGGGTTCGCCACCGACCGCGCGGCCGGTCCGGCGCTCGCGGGCGGCGGTCTGTTCGTCGCCGCGGCGTTCGCCGGCACGCTGAGTACGCCGACGTGGCTGGTCCTCGCCGCGCTGGTCGCGGCGCTCGCGGTCTGGGACGCCGGGGAGTTCGCCGCGACGCTCGGGTCGGAGGTCGGCCGCCGCGCGGCGACCCGGCGGGTCGAACTCCTCCACGGTCTCGGCGCGCTCGGGGTCGGCGTCTGCGGCGCGCTCGCGGCCGGCGCGCTCTCGTGGGGACTGCCCGCCGGCCGGTCGGGCGAGTTGGACGGCCTGTCGGTCGCGCTGCTTGCCGCCGTCGCTGGCGTGGTCCTGCTGGTGACGGCGCTCCGGTGACTCCGTGTTTCCGAAAGCAATACGAGTATTGCCGAAGCGATTGCAGACCTATTCAGCTTCGGTCTCGACTTCCCGCTCGGAGCGGGGCGTGCGCTCGGACTCCGCTCGCTCGGACGCCGACGCGTCCCACCGACTGCCCGACCGCTCGTGAATCTTCATCTCGACGGGGCGTTTGGGCCGGGCGGTGATGCTCGGGCGGAGGTCGAGCGCCGGCGAGGAGACGAGTTCGAGGTGGTACTCCTGCAGAATCGTCGCCAGCACGAGGCGGGCCTCCAGCAGGGCGAACCGGTCGCCGATGCACCGGCGCGGCCCCGCGGCGAACGGGAAGTAGGCGAGTCGCGGGAGCGACTGCTCGAACCCGTCGGTCCAGCGGTCGGGCCGGAACGCCATCGGGTCGTCGTACCACCGCGGGTCGCGGTGGACGACGTGTTGGCTCATGCTGACCGTCACGCCCGCGGGAATCCGGTAGTCGCCGACCCGGTCGTCTTCGACGGGTTCGCGGACGATGCCCGGCACCGGCGGGTAGAGGCGCATCGACTCCTTGACGACCCGTTCGAGGTAGGGCAGGTCGCCGAGGTCCGCCATCGTCGGCCGGTCGCCGCCGAGTTCGCGGTCCAGTTCCGCGACCAACTTCCGCTCTACGTCGCCGTTCTGGGCCAGCAGGAAGAAGGTGAACGTCAGGGCGAGCGCGGTGGTCTCGTGGCCCGCGAGCAATAGCGTCATCACCTCGTCGCGGACCTGCCGGTCGGTCATCCCCTCGCCCTCCTCGTCGCGGGCGGCCAGCAGCATCGACACCACGTCGTCGTCGGTCGGGTTGCGCTTTCGCTCGGCGATAATCTCGGCGACCACGCGGTCGAGCGTCTCGACGGCGTTCTCGAACCGCCGCCTGCCGGGCGTCGGAATCGCCTCCGGGAGCAGGTCGGTCAGCGAGAACTCCGAGGCGGCCATCACCACCTCAAGCGCCTCGCCGACTCGCTCGGAGTCGTCGCGCAGGTCCACGCCGAACAGCGCCCGGCCGACGATGTCGAGGGTCAGCGCGGTCATCTCCGAGTGGACGTCCCGGACCTCGCCGTCGCGCCACCTCGCCGTCGCGCGCTCGGTCGAATCGACCATCATCTCGGCGTAAGTCGAGATGCGGTCGGGGTGGAACGAGGGTTCGATGAGGTGGCGCTGTCGCCGCCAGAACTCGCCCTCGCTGTTGAGGACGCCGTTACCCAGCACGGGGCCGAGGGTCTCCTGAAACGCCTCGCCCTTGACGTAGTTCTGGTTGTTCTGCACGAGGACGTGTTCGATGTGGTCGGGGTCCGCGAGGTGGTAGACCCAGTTGCCGGGGAAGCGCCACCGGACCACGTCGCCGTACTGCCGGTGCATCCGTCGCTCGAAGTCGAACGGGTCGCGGGCGTACGCCGGGAGACTTCCGACGACCGGGAGGCCGTCGGGACCCGGCGGCGTTCTGGCGGGCGCTCGCTTCGTCATATAGCCGAGTACGCCGCCCGGACCCAAGTAGACCGCGTTAGAAACGGGCTACAACCCGAAAACCGTTCAGTCCGAAATCCGAGAGGCGACGGCGGGACTGCCCCCGACCGGCGGACGCTCGGCGGATTCCCCGGCGGGCGAACGCTCGACCGACCTTCCGACCGCCGTGGATGCTCGACCGACCGCGTGGGTACTCACCCGACCAATCGACCGCCGTGGAGGAGCGAAGGGCCGCCGGTCCACCACAAAACTCATGCCAGTCGTCCGACAATCTCCGCCGATGCCCTCCCAACACGACGACTCTCACGGAGACGAAGGCTGTCCGAAGTGCGGCCACACCGAGACCGACGTGGGGACAATCTCCACGACCGGCGGCGGTCTCTCGAAGATGTTCGACATCCAGACCAACCAGTTTCAGGTCGTCTCGTGCCTGAACTGCGGTTACTCCGAACTCTACCGCGACACCGGGTCGGCCGGAAGCGACATCGTGGACGTGTTCCTCGGTTGACTTCGCAGTCTCCAGTTCCACCATGGCCGAACTCGGTATCTTCCTCGTGTTCCTCGTCCTGAGCGTCGGCGGCGGTCTGCTCCTCTGGAGCGCGGTCGATTCGGAGAAGCGCCAGCGGCGGGTGATGGACCGCGGGTCGGCCGAGAAGGCGGCGCGGCGCGACACCAGCGAGGACGGAGACGAGCGCCGAGGCTTCTGAGTTCCGGACGGATTACCTCGTCAGTCGCCGCCAGCGGCGTCCGCACCGCCACAGACCACCGCGGACTCCCCCGCCACCGCGGTCGGTTCGCCGTCGAGTCGGTAGGTGAACGTGTAGGCCGCGCTCCCGCCGGAGGCGTGGAGGACCGCGATTTCGGCCGTCCGCTCGTCGCCGCCGCAGTCGGCGGCGTCGGCCCCGTCGGGGAACGCGAACGGCGCGTAGGTCGTCTCGAACGGCGCCACCTCGCCGGGCGACACGACGAGGTCGGTTCTGGACGACGAGAGCGTCCGGTTCCGGCCGACGCCGACGACGCCGGGACCGAGGTCGAACCACGACGCGTCGAACGAGTCGGCCTGCACGTCCACCGCGGGGTTCGGCACGTCGCCGGAGATGCCGACGAAGCGGACGAGTAGCGGCGCTTCGCCCTGATTCTCGACTTCGAACCGAGCGCGGCCGTCGTCGAGGACTTCGACGCCTTCGACGTATCCGTGGACGGTCTCCGGTATCCGCCGACGGACCCGCCCGTCCGGCGTCTCGGCCTTCACGTAGAGCGCTCGGGCGACGTACGTCTCCAGTCGGTCCGGGAACACGACCGGAAAGCGCGCCGCACCCGCCGGTCGCTCGACCGTCTCGAACTCCTCGTCGGTGGACGAGTCGAACAGGACGGCGCTCTCGACCTCGACGCCGTCGCGGAACTCGACCACGAGGTCCGTTCCGTCGAACCGGTGGTCCGCGAACACGTCCGCCGCCGTCGGTCCGTCGGCGGCGAACGGGAGCGATTCGGTGCAACCGGTCGTCAGGAGAGCGCTCCCGGTCGCGAGAGCACGGAGGAACGGGCGGCGGTTCATAGCCGCAAATAGTTGCGATCGTGATAAGTATCTTCTCTCACCGGGCGGTCCCGTTCACTCCTCGCCGTACGTCTGGCGGAGGACGAACGGCCCGATGGCGAGGGTGTGCTTGGCGACGACCACGATGCGAAGGATGTAGGTCAGGAAGATGAGAAACGGCGTGAGCGTGACGGTGAACGCCGCGGCGACGACCCACGTGACGTTCGGGATTCCCAGCGTGGTACCGGGGAACGTCGGCGCGCCGACGAACGCCAGCATCGTCCCCGCCACCACGAGCGCCGGGACCGCGGCGTAGAGGATGTACCGCGAGAGGTCGATGAGTTCCCACTGGAAGTAGAGGGTCTTTATGTGCTCGCGCGCCGGCCCGAACATCGTCAGCGCGGTCTCTAACTCCCGAAACGCCTCCCGGTCGTCTTCGTCAAGGCTGTCTTCGAACTCGTCGGTCAGCCGCTCCACCTGATATATCTTCCACGAGTAGTTGTAGTCGAGCGCCGCGTTCAACACGGCGAACGTGCCGAACTGGGCGTCTTCGAGTTTGTCTATCGCCGCGTTCGCGTTGTTCCGGAGACTGTCGAGCAGTTCGCCGACCTGCTGGCGGAGTTCCTCGTCGTCGTTGTCCGCGAGTTGCGCTTCGAGCGCGTCGGCCCGGCGCTCGTTGACTTCGAGGAGTTGGCCGAGGAACGCTCCGGGGTCGGCCTCCGGGGGCGACTCGAACAGTTCGGTCGCGTAGGTCCGGAAGTCCATCGCGTCGCTCATGCGCTGGCGCTGGTCGCCCAGCGGCCCGTTCTCCTGAGAGATGACGAGTTGGCTGATGGTGACGACCAGCGTCGTCCCCGTGACGACGGTGCCGATCATGGTCGAGAACATCGTCTCGACGGTGTCGGCCGAACGAATCGCGACTTGCAGCGACGGGACGACGACGGTGCTGACGGCGACGAACGCGGCGAAGACGCCCGCGGCGACCAGTGCGGTCGCGGCGAGTCGGTTCCCGTCGAACAGGAACCACTCCGCTGCGGCGTTCAGTCCGATGCGGTCGCTGAGGGTGTTCGGCGTCCGAATCTCGTCGGAGTCGCCGGACTTGCTCATGCGCTGGCCCTCCCGCGCTCACCCATCGTCGCCCTCGGCGCTCGCCCTCTCGCGCTCGGCGTTCGGGCCACTCGGTCGCCTGAACACGAGGAACTTGGTCCCGCCGCCGACGTAGTCGATGGTCTCGTCGAGTTCCCACCCCTCGGCGGCGGCCTCGGCGAGCGCCGAGGAGGGGTCGCGGGCCTCCTTCTGGGAGGGTTCGCGCGGCGGTCGGACGACTCGGTACTCCCATCGTCGCGGCGTGTCGGCGCTCATGTGTCCGGTCCGACGGGAGTGAGGGGGCTAAGCGTGACGGCCCGAACGAACCGAACGACCCGGACGACTCGCCCGGTCCGGCCCGGTCTGACGACCGAGCGCACCGGACGTTCCCGACCGAACGCATCGAACGGCCCGGAACTGTCCGCTACGAACCGAGACCACGCTTCTCGACCATCCACCGGAGGCCGACGAACGCCGCCAGCGAGACGACCAGATAGGCGACGACCGAGAGGTGCGTCGTCTGTGTCGGACTCCCGATTGCCAACTTCGCCACCGCGTTAGCGGGCGATTCGGGCAGGAGGTAGGTCGAACTGAACACGACCAGCACGCCCATCGAGAAGAGGAACTGGGCCTGCTTGCGCTCGCGGAACGCCAGCGCCGCGGTCGCGCCCATCGTGACCACGCCGACCGAGAAGCCAGTCACGAGGAGCAGGATTTCGAGCGGATTCGAAATCGGGGTTCCCCGCAACGACAGCAGCGCCAGCCACGCCCCCGCCTGCGCGGGCGCGAGGACGCCCATCGCCAGCAGTTTCCCGTCCACGATGTCGGTCGGGGTCAGCGGCGTCACCCGGAGGAGTTCGAGCGTTCCGCGGTCGTACTCCTCGGCGATGGCGTCCACCGCGATGCTTCCGCTGACGAACACCGGGAGGAACGTGAGCAGCGGAACCAGCACCGTGTAGGTGAACCCGAAGTAGGGGCTGGACGACGCGTCGGGCGGGAGTTCGACCGGCTTTCGGTCCAACCGGGAACTCAGCCGCTGGCGCTCGTGGCGTTCGAACGCCTCCAGCACGCCCTTTATCTGGGTCACGACGAGCGTCGTCCGGACGTTGCCGTCGGGCGCGACCGCACTGACGTGGGCCCTGCCGTCGGGCAAGCGTTGGACCCTGAGGACGGCGTGAATCTCACCCCGTTCGAAGTCCCGCATCGCGGCCGACTCGTCGCCGTACTCGACCGCCCGCCAGCCGTCGCGCTCGTCGATTATCGGCGCGAGGTCGTCGCCCGCCTCGCCCGTGACGCCGAACTCCACGACGAACTGGTTGGAGACCGAACCGGGGTCGTACAGCGAGACCAGTCCGACCGCGAGGAACGACGAGAACGCCGCGACGAACAACTGGATGAGAATCGCCAGCACGATGGTCTTCTCGCTCCGGAGCGACGCCAACTCCCGGCGAGCGACCGTCAGGCGCTTACCCAAGGTAGCTCACCACCGTTAGGTTGTAGGCGGCGTGAAGCAGGGTCGCCGCGACCAGCGTTCCGGCGTACCAGTTGCGGTCGCGGGTCGCTCCGGCGGCCGTCACCGTCGCCGTGACGGTGTGAAGCGCGAGGGGCGCGAGGAACAACGCGACCAGCACCAGCGGCGAGGACTCGACGCCCAACCCCGTCGCGGTGCCGAACGCGGCCTGTCCGAGTTCGAGATTCGGTAGGCCGACCAGTTGAGCCACCGCGGTCGCCTTCTCGCCGACGAAGAAGCCCAGACCCGAGAGGAACCCGAGCGTCGCGGCCGACCGGAAGGTTCGTTCGAACCGCGAGTGAGCGAACCCGGCGTAGACGTGGACCGATTTGGCGACTTCCTCCACGAAGGCGATGGCGACGAGCAGGACCGGCATCGACACCGACACCGGGAGCGCGAACAGCAGGGCGACCGCGAGCAACTCGCCGACGAAGACGAACGGAATCGAGAGCGCGCTGACCTTCGCAATCGAGCGCCGCCCCGAAATCTGGCTGTTCAGCGCGTCGAGGAACTTCAGCGGGACGGACCGCTGGGTGAACATGTCCTCCTCGCGGTAGACGCCCGCGCCGAGCGCGAACAGGGCGCCTGCCGAGAGGTAGAGCGGCCCGGTCGAGAAGGCGTACTCGCCGAGCGAGAAGGCGGTCCCGCGCAGGGCCTTCACCACGAGCGTGAGCGGCGAGATGGCCGCTACTGGGTGGACGTTGGTGAAGATGGCCGGGACGAAGGCGTAACTCGTCAGGAACACCGAGAGCGTCACGGTGACGAACGTGAGTTCCTTGAACGACCGGGCGAACATCCCGCCGACGAACGCCGCCGAGAGGAAGAGAAGCGCGATGGGAACCACCGCGGAGACCGACTCGGCCGCCGTCGTCGCCACCGCCGCCGCGCCGTCCGCCGCGGGGGTCAGGACCGCGATGCCGACCGCCGTGACCGAGGCGATGGCGACCATCCCGGCGAAGTACGGCAGTGTCTTGCCCGCGATGATGTCGCCGCGCGAGACCGGCGAGACCAACAGGAGTTCGCCTCGCTCGTTGACTCGCTCGTCCAGAATCGTGGAGGCGTACGCCTGAATCACGAAGTTCATCGGCAGGACGAACGCGAACGCCAGCACCAGCGACTCGAAGGGGAACGGCGGCGCCACGTCCGCCGGAGTGCCGCCCCGGGCGTTCGACCCGAACAGCGACCCGCCGCCACCGCCGACCGAGGGAGCGCCGACGGGGCCGTCGTTCCCGCCCGCGCCCGACTCGGGCGCGGCGGTCGCCGACCCGCCGGAGTCGCCACCCGAGTCGCCACCGCCGTTTCCGCCGCCTCCACCGAGTCGCTTCTCGCCCTCGCGGGTCGTCCGCGTCGCGGCCGACCCGGAGCCTCGGACCTGCAGGTCGCTCTGCTCCTCGTAGCGGACCGAGACCGAGACGGGGAACGCGGCGGCCTCGTCCGACTCGTCGGCCATCAGGCGGTCGTTGTACCGCGCGACCGACTTCCGGAACTCCGAGAGCGCGGCCGCTCCCTTGTCGGTGTCGTCGGCCCGAATCTCGCCGGGGGCGCACCGCGGGGTGGTCTCGGTGCAGAAGAACAGGTCCGACCCCTCGTCTCTGGGTTCGACCGCGACGAACGTCGAGTCGTTCTGGACGGGGGCGTAGTACGGACTGTCCTGCGAGACGCCGACGCGGTAGATGCCGTCGTTCAGGGTGACGCCCTGACTGGCGACCAGCGGCGTCAGCGCGCCCACCGCCAGCAGGACGACCAGTCCGACCGCCACGGTCCGGCGGTCGAGTTGGCCCGCGTTCTTCGACACCTCCCAGCGGGCGATGCGCAGGGTCTTCCGGAGGTTCACGGTCGGCCCTCCACGTCCGGGGACTCGTCGGCGAGGTCGAGGAAGATGTCTTCGAGGCTCGGGGTGTGAGTCTGGATGTCGTCGACCTCCCCGCCCGCCGACTCGGCGAGTTCGCGGGTCTCCTCGACGGCGTCCATGCTCTCGACGGTGCGGCAGAAGCGGCCGTTCTCCTTCACCGCGTCCGCGACTTCGACAGTAGTGTAGACGCGGTACTCGGTCCGGCCGTGTTCCTCGCGGATGTTCTCGACGCTCCCGCGGGCGACGATGCGACCGTCGTTCATCACCGCCACGCGGTCGCAGATGCTCTCGACGTGGAACAGGTTGTGGGCGCTGAACACCACGGTCTTGCCCGACTCGGCGAGTTCGCGGGTGAACTCGATGATGTAGTTGGTCGTCAGCGGGTCGAGTCCGCTCGCGGGTTCGTCGTATATCAGCACGTCGGGGTCGTTGACCAGCGAGCGCGCGATGGCGACTTTCCGGGTCATCCCCTTCGACATGTCGCCGATTTTCCTGTCGCGGTGGTCGAGTTCGAGTCGGTCCAAGGTGTCGTGGATGCGCGACTCGGCCGCGCTGTCTGGCACGTCGTAGAGGTCAGCGAAGAACCGGAGGTACGACACCGCGGTCATGTCCTCGTAGAGCGGCGACTCCTCGGGCAGGAAGCCGAGGTGCTCGCGCATCTCGGGGTCTTGGGCGTCGTAGCCCGCGACCCGGGCCGACCCGGCGGTGGGTTCGACCAGACCGGAGAGCATCTTCAGGGTCGTGGTCTTGCCCGCGCCGTTCGGGCCGATGACGCCGTAGACTTCGCCCTCGGGGACCGAGAAGGTACTCCCCTCCACGGCGGTGAACCCGCCGTACTCCTTCCGCAGATTTTCGACTTCTATCATCTGGATACTGGGGAGTGTTCACCGGGGGGACTTGATTTTAGGGTTACGCGAGGAAAAACGGAGTACAGCCAACCTTTATCACTGGACTGTCAGTAACGTCGAAAACACAAGTCATGAGACTCACCCCGGACGTTTCGCGGCACAAACTCGTCGCCCGATGGCTGGTGGCGGCGATACTGATGGCAGGGGTCGTACTGCAACGCGGTCCTCAAGCCGTCGCCCTCGCGTCGATAGCGTACTTCGGCGTCGAAGGATACCGCGTCCAGTCGGTGGCCGAACGTTGCGGTGCCTCCACCGCCGAGTTGGTGGCGTCTTCGGGGTGGTTCCTCCGACGGGGGTTCCTCTGGGCACTCATCGGACTGGCGATTTTCTTCACTCTGCTGGTCTGGTGGAGTCTTGCGGTGACGGTCGTTTCCGTGGTTCTCCTGTACACGGCCGGACTGTTCGCACAGGCGGTCCGCGCAGCAGAGGACGAGCATCTGCGGGGAGACGAACGCCGTGGACGCTCCCCAGAGACTGACAACGAACGACGGCCGGAGGACGACCGACGACCGCCGAGAACCGAATCGACCGGCGAATAGCCGCCGCTCGCCGAGCACGGCTCTCTCCTTTAAGTAGTTCTGGCGACAAGGGATAGATACGAGGGAAGACGGTCTCGTTCTGCCGAAGTCACCCCGACCAGAGAAATCGCTCTGAGCAGACGTTACTCGGCGTAGACTCGGGTCCGACCAGACGCCAATTGGTGCAGACTCGGGTCCGAACGGCCATACCAGACAACAATCTAACTAGACGCCAATCTTTACGCCGCTCCGGAACGTCGTTCGACCGATGGCGTGGAATCGCCGCGACCTGCTCTACACCGCCGCGACAACCGGAACCGCGGCGCTCGCGGGTTGCTCGGGAGCGTCGCGCGAGCAGGGCGACGACCCCGAAATCCGCGCTCCCGACCGAACCCTCGTCGGCCGCCCCGCCGGGATTCGACTCGCAGGGTTCCCGTCCGAGACCGAGGTCGCGCTCGAAGCGAGCGCGACCGACGCCCGCGGTGTCGAATTTTCCGCCGCGTGGTCGCTCCGGACCGACGGGAACGGCGCGGCGTCGCTCGCCCGACGGGTCTCCTCGAAACCGACCGACTCGGCCGCCCGGACCGAGTGGACCGCGATGGGTCGGGGGTTCGAGTCGCCCGACGACCCTGCCTTCGAGATGGTCCTCCAGCGACTCGCGCCGCGGGGAGACGCCTCGCCCACCCCGAGCCACTTCGTCGCGGGCGACCGGGCCGCGGTGGACGTGGCGCTCACCGCGCGCGCCGGCGGCGAGCGCCGGGCCTCGGCGACGACCGCTCGCGTCGTCACCGACTCGGGCGTCTCCCGGCGGACCGTCGAAGACGCGGACCTCGTGGCGTGGCTCTACGAACCGCCGGACGGGAACGCGAACGGCGGGGAACCGAACCCCGGCATCGTGACGCTCCACGGGTCGCAGGCCGTGGTCCCGCACGCGCTGAGTCGGACGCTGGCGGGCCACGGCTACGCGGTGCTCGCGCTCCAGTACATCGGCGCCGAGGGCCTGCCCGAGTCGGTGGCCGGCGTGCCGGTCGAGTACTTCCGGCGCGCGACTCGCTGGCTGACCGACCGCGAGCGCGTGGCCGACGGCCGCGTCGGGTTCGTCGGTATCTCGCGGGGCGTGGAGGCCGCCCTGCTCGCGGCGGCCCAGTTCTCCGGCGAGACGGTCGCGGTCGGCTACTCCGGCGGGGGCGTCCTCGGACCGAGCGTCGACGCGTCGGCCACGACGGTCACCGACTGGGCCTCGGCGTGGACTCGGAACGGCGACCCGCTCGCGGACGCCGCGGCGGTCCGGACGGTGTTCTCGGCGGTCGAGAACGCTGGCGGCGAGTGCGAGACGGTCGAGTGCGTTCCGGAGACCGTCAGTGAGTGGGTCGGCGACTCGGTCCGTCGGCGCGCGCTCGCGCCGGTCGAGGAGATAGACGGTCCGGTGCTGCTCCTCGGGGGAACCGACGACGCGACGTGGCCCGCCCCGGCGCTGTCGGCGATGGCTATCGACCGACTCGACCGCCGGGGCCACGACGCGCCGTACCGACTCAGAGTGTACGACGGCGCGGGACACCTCTTCGGCCTGCCGTACCACCGATACACCGGCGAGGCGACGGGACCGCGATTCGGCGGGTCGCCCGGGGCGAACGCCTTCGGAGCGGCGAACTCGTGGCCGGTGGTGCTCCGGTACTTGCGCGCGGGTCTACAAAGGTAGTCGCTCACTTCCCGAAGTCATTTAAGTAGTTCTGGCGACAAGGGGTAGATACGAGGGAAGACGGCCTCGTTCTACGGGACGCTATTCACCAGACGCCGGTCTCTCGCCTCGGAAAGTAGAAGGAGAATCGTCGTCGCTACGCCGGTCTCCGTTTAAGTGCTTCTGGCGACAAGGGATAGATACGAGGAAGATTCGTTCGCGGTCTTCTGCGGTTTTCGTCTCTTTGTGTACTCACGCTCCGCAGTCCCTACTCCTCACACGCCACTCCACTACTCCTCGTGAGCCTCGTCCGCCCGGCGAGCGTCGAGACTCGGCAGGTTGGGGTCTCGGTGGGGGTTCCGACCGTAGACGGCGTCTTCGAGGTGCTGGTCGGTGAGTTGGTCTTTGAGCGTTCGCCGGAGTCGGTTGAGGCTAGTCACGTCGAGACCGTGTTTCTCGACGAGGTCCGTGAAACGCTGTTCGTCGGTGATAGAGCGGAACTGGTCGTAGAGGTCTCCGAGTCGGTCCGGCGGGAGTTGGCCGATCCACTCCTCGTCGTGGAGGCCGAGGTAGTGTTCGCGCTCTCGGTCCACGACGTGGCGGATGACGACCAGCGCGACCTTCGGAATCGCGCGCTGGCTTCCGAACGCAGTCAGGTCGAGGTCCGACATGATGCCGACCACGCGGTCGCGCTGCCACGGCGTCAGCGAGAGGTCGTTACAGAGCGCGTGGGAGATGCGGAGTTTGTCGAGGCGGTGCATGCGCGAACTGTGACCCGCCATCGCGGAGTGTCGCTCCTCGTGCATCCGGCGGACGCTCTCCGAGAGGTCGGCGTCGGGCGATTCGGCGCGGCCGATTTGGGTCGCGCTCGGCGTGACTGGCCCCCACTGGCGGACCGTCTGGTCGCGCTGGAGGTCCGCCCGGCCGACCGCCCCGTCGCCGGGGCGCTGGCTGAGCGGTCGGTCGGCGTTCCGGTCGTCGTGCGTCCTCGACTGCCACGTCGGCAGTTGCGAGTCCGTCCACCCCTCGGTCATCACTCGCCCGTACTCGGCGGGGATAGTTCAAACATGCGCCTCTCGGGAAGGTGAGAAGACGCGTCGCTCCTCGAAAACGAATCCAGTAGAACGGGCCGTCGTTCCGTCGTATCTACTCCTTATCGCCAGAAGCACTTAAAGAGGAATCGTAGCGGAGACGCCCTGTCTATTCGGTCGCGTGTTTGAAGTCCGTAGTTCAGGGTCACGCAGAACGAGGCACGCCGGCGCGGGCGCTATTCGGAAACTTGAGTCGGCAGAACGTCGCGCACTTTCCGTCGTATCTATCCCTTGTCGCCAGAAGCACTTAAACGCCGAGCGCTGACGTGACGAGTCCGACCGCTGTCGCTCGCCGCAGACCGACCCGTTCGCTGCTCACCACCGGGAGACTACTGGTCGTCCTCGTAGAACTCCGCGCGCAGGTCGTCGTCGTCCAGCGTTCCGGCGGTGTCCGAGAGTTGAGTCCGGAGTTCGGCCAGTTCCTCGGTGAGGTCCGCGTACTCCTCGTTGGCGTCGAGTTCCTCGGGGCTCTTCTTGGTCTCCAGAGCGGCCTTCTTGTTGGCCAGCGAGAGGAACTGCTGCATCTGTGCGTCGTAGGTCGAGCGCTTGAGCAGCGTCTCGACGGTTTCGAGCAGTTCCTCCGCCTCCGAGACTGGCTTTTCGAGGTAGGCGTCGAAGCCGAGTTCGAGGATGTCGAAGTCGGGTTCGACC
Encoded proteins:
- a CDS encoding response regulator transcription factor; its protein translation is MPKDATVLIVDDEKPITDAYAQWLEEDYHVRTAYSGSEALEKLDEEVDVVLLDRRMPNLSGEDVLARIHEQGLNCRVALVSAVEPDFDILELGFDAYLEKPVSEAEELLETVETLLKRSTYDAQMQQFLSLANKKAALETKKSPEELDANEEYADLTEELAELRTQLSDTAGTLDDDDLRAEFYEDDQ